The Anser cygnoides isolate HZ-2024a breed goose chromosome 19, Taihu_goose_T2T_genome, whole genome shotgun sequence genome contains a region encoding:
- the KCNJ2 gene encoding inward rectifier potassium channel 2, translating to MGSVRTNRYSIVSSEEDGMKLATMAVANGFGNGKSKVHTRQQCRSRFVKKDGHCNVQFINVGEKGQRYLADIFTTCVDIRWRWMLVIFCLTFILSWLFFGCVFWLIALLHGDLENQENNKPCVSQVSSFTAAFLFSIETQTTIGYGFRCVTDECPIAVFMVVFQSIVGCIIDAFIIGAVMAKMAKPKKRNETLVFSHNAVVAMRDGKLCLMWRVGNLRKSHLVEAHVRAQLLKSRITSEGEYIPLDQIDINVGFDSGIDRIFLVSPITIVHEIDEDSPLYDLSKQDMDNADFEIVVILEGMVEATAMTTQCRSSYLANEILWGHRYEPVLFEEKNYYKVDYSRFHKTYEVPNTPICSARDLAEKKYILSNANSFCYENEVALTSKEEEEIDTGVPESMSTDTHPDMDHHNQAGVPLEPRPLRRESEI from the coding sequence ATGGGCAGCGTGCGAACCAACCGCTACAGCATCGTGTCTTCGGAGGAGGACGGCATGAAGCTGGCAACCATGGCTGTTGCCAACGGCTTTGGGAATGGAAAAAGTAAGGTACACACCAGACAGCAATGCAGGAGCCGCTTTGTCAAAAAAGACGGCCACTGCAACGTCCAGTTTATTAACGTGGGCGAGAAGGGACAGCGATACCTGGCAGACATCTTCACCACCTGCGTGGACATCCGCTGGAGGTGGATGCTAGTTATCTTCTGCCTGACTTTCATCCTCTCCTGGCTTTTTTTTGGCTGTGTGTTTTGGTTGATCGCGCTGTTGCATGGGGATCTGGAGAATCAAGAAAATAACAAACCTTGTGTCTCTCAAGTGAGCAgcttcactgcagcctttctgttttccattgaGACCCAGACCACGATCGGCTATGGCTTCAGGTGCGTCACAGATGAGTGCCCCATTGCAGTTTTCATGGTGGTTTTCCAGTCTATAGTAGGCTGCATCATTGACGCCTTCATCATTGGTGCTGTCATGGCAAAGATGGCTAAGCCAAAAAAGAGAAACGAAACTCTAGTCTTCAGCCACAATGCCGTGGTGGCCATGAGAGACGGGAAACTGTGCCTGATGTGGCGCGTCGggaacctgaggaaaagccactTGGTGGAGGCACATGTGCGAGCGCAGCTCCTCAAATCCAGGATCACGTCGGAAGGGGAGTACATCCCTTTGGATCAAATAGACATCAACGTAGGGTTTGACAGTGGGATAGACCGCATATTCCTGGTCTCCCCAATTACAATAGTACATGAAATAGATGAAGACAGTCCTTTGTATGACTTGAGCAAACAAGACATGGACAATGCTGACTTTGAAATTGTAGTAATTTTAGAGGGCATGGTGGAAGCTACTGCCATGACGACCCAGTGCCGTAGCTCATATCTGGCAAACGAAATCCTCTGGGGCCACCGCTATGAGCCCGTACTCTTTGAAGAGAAAAACTACTACAAAGTGGATTACTCAAGGTTCCACAAAACATACGAAGTGCCCAACACACCCATCTGCAGTGCCAGAGACttagcagaaaagaaatacattctCTCGAACGCAAACTCCTTTTGCTACGAGAACGAAGTGGCCCTCACCagcaaagaggaggaggagattgACACTGGGGTGCCTGAGAGCATGAGCACAGACACCCACCCCGACATGGACCACCACAACCAAGCAGGGGTGCCTCTAGAGCCACGGCCGCTACGGCGGGAGTCGGAAATATGA